The Salvia splendens isolate huo1 chromosome 21, SspV2, whole genome shotgun sequence genome includes a window with the following:
- the LOC121784887 gene encoding general transcription factor 3C polypeptide 3-like isoform X2: MEVQSSKAPPPAAESCSALNIVEGLDLQEDDGETSEGFEDGEDNNFQFEGEMDPLSFVEGEDTSCVPLYKVFQQIEDQYKALAMKKRPASHHNESETQAKRLRQEEENAGATREEIEEVMNFGVRKRRRRSRKERRRGRRKGTKNKLNPEVTRKLGDATLHYALGYFDKAICLLHEVIRLAPNLSDPYHTLGLIYSAMDDNKKAMIFYMIAAHLNPKDVSLWKLLLVKSVEHEDRNQAYYCLNKALVADPEAIDLHKIRALLYDGIKEYQKAAESYEHIARLRPDNIDVLQKAAELYQECKQHERAVSMLEESLKHHKDDAYIGVVNLLVSVLMENNKYARALEHIEHTQKVYTAGKQMPLDLITKTGICHIHLGHKEKAEAYFNILKQEAAANNPDLIINVADSLMSVGHPESALTYYLTLEKDSEKYDAWDEKKNPGDLHLKIATCCVSLKQRGQAIEYYKKAIRTLHDSVDARMTLSSMLLEEGRDDEAISVLSPPEESDPDSKLDTRKLWHHSGKIKLKVSQIYKSKGLVEAFVDVLFPVIHETLLVEQNQRKARSRPRLTSSVLSERIEVLKDSNSDRVLIGLPPLASSAALSKAARAKKVLQKRAALKEAKQAEALAVGCDYNSDDSDDESQQVSMESPLPGFLNEERNHLLIVDLCKSLSSLKRYSDALKIVQISLKLEALPVQIKEELRTIGARLEALIADPVHGWDLVRDFVSRDPYSFSAWNHCYKVILRMNQLSRLNKLLHSMRLKHNDSIPPILITGHQFTMISQHQTAAREYLQAYKLMHDNPLINLCGGTALINLSLGLRLQNKHQTFLQGLAFLYNNLRLCGDSQEALYNIARAYHHVGLVSLAAQYYEKALTTREKDYPIPTLPYEDQNATKIKMPGYCDLRREAAYNLHLIYKQSGAFDLARQVLKDHLVL; encoded by the exons ATGGAGGTGCAGAGCAGCAAAGCTCCTCCTCCTGCGGCTGAAAGTTGTTCGGCTCTGAACATTGTAGAGGGGCTGGATTTGCAAGAGGATGATGGAGAAACCAGCGAGGGTTTTGAAGATGGAGAAGACAACAATTTTCAATTCGAAGGCGAAATGGACCCTCTGTCTTTCGTTGAGGGCGAAGACACCTCGTGTGTGCCACTTTACAAGGTTTTCCAGCAGATTGAGGACCAGTACAAGGCATTGGCTATGAAGAAACGCCCAGCTTCTCATCACAACGAGAG TGAAACACAGGCTAAGAGATTGAGACAAGAGGAGGAGAATGCTGGAGCGACCCGCGAGGAAATTGAGGAGGTTATGAACTTTGGTgttaggaagaggaggaggaggtcgAGGAAG GAGAGGCGAAGAGGAAGGAGGAAGGGAACGAAGAATAAATTGAACCCTGAAGTGACTAGAAAACTTGGTGATGCTACACTTCATTATGCACTAGGTTACTTTGACAAG GCCATTTGTCTGCTGCATGAAGTAATTCGTCTTGCCCCAAATCTGTCTGATCCATATCATACACTTGGTCTGATATATTCTGCGATGGATGATAATAAGAAAGCAATGATTTTCTACATGATTGCTGCACATTTGAACCCGAAGGATGTTTCTTTGTGGAAACTTCTTCTTGTGAAATCAGT AGAGCACGAGGACAGAAATCAGGCCTATTACTGCCTCAACAAAGCACTAGTAGCAGATCCAGAAGCTATTGATCTTCATAAAATCCGTGCTTTGCTCTATGATGGCATCAAAGAGTATCAAAAAGCAGCCGAGTCCTATGAACATATTGCTCGCCTCCGTCCCGATAACATTGATGTTCTGCAGAAAGCGGCAGAG CTGTACCAAGAATGCAAACAACATGAGCGAGCTGTCAGTATGCTGGAAGAAAGTCTCAAGCATCATAAGGATGATGCTTATATAGGTGTAGTTAACCTCTTGGTGTCAGTTCTGATGGAGAACAATAAGTATGCCAGAGCTCTTGAGCATATTGAACACACACAAAAGGTGTATACTGCTGGAAAACAGATGCCACTAGATTTAATAACAAAAACTGGAATATGCCACATTCATCTTGGTCATAAGGAGAAAGCAGAG GCTTACTTTAATATTTTGAAACAAGAGGCTGCAGCAAATAATCCTGACTTAATCATCAATGTCGCAGACTCACTCATGAGCGTTGGGCATCCTGAGTCTGCATTAACGTATTATTTGACGTTAGAGAAAGACTCGGAGAAGTATGATGCATGGGATGAAAAAAAGAATCCA GGCGACCTACACTTGAAAATTGCGACGTGTTGTGTTTCTCTAAAGCAAAGAGGACAAGCAATTGAATATTATAAAAAAG CTATTCGGACACTCCATGATAGTGTTGATGCACGGATGACATTATCGTCTATGCTTCTTGAAGAAGGCAGAGATGATGAAGCAATTTCTGTTCTTTCTCCTCCAGAAGAATCAG ATCCCGACTCAAAATTAGACACACGGAAGTTGTGGCACCATAGTGGAAAGATCAAGTTAAAGGTTTCTCAGATCTATAAATCTAAAGGGTTGGTTGAGGCTTTTGTAGACGTGCTTTTTCCGGTAATTCACGAGACATTGCTTGTCGAACAAAACCAACGGAAG GCCAGATCCCGTCCACGGCTGACTAGTAGTGTTCTTTCAGAAAGGATAGAAGTTCTGAAAGATTCCAACTCCGACAGAGTTCTTATTGGACTTCCTCCTTTAGCTTCTTCTGCAGCTCT GTCCAAAGCTGCCAGAGCAAAAAAGGTGCTCCAGAAAAGGGCTGCACTCAAGGAAGCAAAACAAGCTGAAGCATTGGCTGTTGGATGTGATTATAACAGTGATGATTCAGACGATGAATCTCAG CAAGTGTCTATGGAGTCTCCTTTGCCAGGCTTTCTGAATGAAGAGAGGAATCATCTGTTGATTGTAGAT TTATGCAAGTCATTATCTTCATTGAAAAGGTATTCGGATGCACTAAAGATTGTACAAATCAGCTTAAAACTAGAGGCATTACCTGTTCAAATAAAGGAGGAGCTTCGGACTATTGGAGCTC GATTAGAAGCTTTGATTGCTGATCCTGTACACGGGTGGGATTTAGTACGTGACTTTGTTAGTCGAGACCCTTACAGTTTTTCTGCTTGGAATCACTGCTACAAAGTAATACTCAG AATGAATCAACTATCAAGACTCAACAAGCTCCTTCATTCCATGAGACTGAAACACAACGATTCTATACCACCTATTCTTATTACCGGCCACCAGTTTACTATGATCAGTCAGCATCAAACTGCTGCTCGAGAATACTTGCAAGCCTATAAACTGATGCATGACAATCCCTTGATCAACCTTTGTGGAG GAACCGCCTTGATAAATTTGTCCCTTGGCCTCCGACTTCAAAACAAGCACCAGACTTTCTTACAAGGGCTCGCGTTCCTCTATAACAACTTGCGCCTTTGTGGAGACAGTCAG GAGGCATTGTACAACATTGCTCGGGCGTACCATCATGTTGGCCTTGTTTCTTTGGCTGCTCAATACTACGAGAAGGCACTAACTACCCGCGAAAAGGATTATCCCATTCCAACGCTCCCATATGAAGATCAAAATGCAACCAAGATCAAAATGCCAGGCTATTGTGATCTTCGTCGCGAAGCAGCTTACAATCTTCACCTGATATATAAGCAAAGTGGGGCATTTGATCTTGCTAGACAGGTCTTGAAAGATCATCTTGTGTTATGA
- the LOC121784887 gene encoding general transcription factor 3C polypeptide 3-like isoform X1, translated as MEVQSSKAPPPAAESCSALNIVEGLDLQEDDGETSEGFEDGEDNNFQFEGEMDPLSFVEGEDTSCVPLYKVFQQIEDQYKALAMKKRPASHHNESETQAKRLRQEEENAGATREEIEEVMNFGVRKRRRRSRKERRRGRRKGTKNKLNPEVTRKLGDATLHYALGYFDKAICLLHEVIRLAPNLSDPYHTLGLIYSAMDDNKKAMIFYMIAAHLNPKDVSLWKLLLVKSVEHEDRNQAYYCLNKALVADPEAIDLHKIRALLYDGIKEYQKAAESYEHIARLRPDNIDVLQKAAELYQECKQHERAVSMLEESLKHHKDDAYIGVVNLLVSVLMENNKYARALEHIEHTQKVYTAGKQMPLDLITKTGICHIHLGHKEKAEAYFNILKQEAAANNPDLIINVADSLMSVGHPESALTYYLTLEKDSEKYDAWDEKKNPGDLHLKIATCCVSLKQRGQAIEYYKKAIRTLHDSVDARMTLSSMLLEEGRDDEAISVLSPPEESADPDSKLDTRKLWHHSGKIKLKVSQIYKSKGLVEAFVDVLFPVIHETLLVEQNQRKARSRPRLTSSVLSERIEVLKDSNSDRVLIGLPPLASSAALSKAARAKKVLQKRAALKEAKQAEALAVGCDYNSDDSDDESQQVSMESPLPGFLNEERNHLLIVDLCKSLSSLKRYSDALKIVQISLKLEALPVQIKEELRTIGARLEALIADPVHGWDLVRDFVSRDPYSFSAWNHCYKVILRMNQLSRLNKLLHSMRLKHNDSIPPILITGHQFTMISQHQTAAREYLQAYKLMHDNPLINLCGGTALINLSLGLRLQNKHQTFLQGLAFLYNNLRLCGDSQEALYNIARAYHHVGLVSLAAQYYEKALTTREKDYPIPTLPYEDQNATKIKMPGYCDLRREAAYNLHLIYKQSGAFDLARQVLKDHLVL; from the exons ATGGAGGTGCAGAGCAGCAAAGCTCCTCCTCCTGCGGCTGAAAGTTGTTCGGCTCTGAACATTGTAGAGGGGCTGGATTTGCAAGAGGATGATGGAGAAACCAGCGAGGGTTTTGAAGATGGAGAAGACAACAATTTTCAATTCGAAGGCGAAATGGACCCTCTGTCTTTCGTTGAGGGCGAAGACACCTCGTGTGTGCCACTTTACAAGGTTTTCCAGCAGATTGAGGACCAGTACAAGGCATTGGCTATGAAGAAACGCCCAGCTTCTCATCACAACGAGAG TGAAACACAGGCTAAGAGATTGAGACAAGAGGAGGAGAATGCTGGAGCGACCCGCGAGGAAATTGAGGAGGTTATGAACTTTGGTgttaggaagaggaggaggaggtcgAGGAAG GAGAGGCGAAGAGGAAGGAGGAAGGGAACGAAGAATAAATTGAACCCTGAAGTGACTAGAAAACTTGGTGATGCTACACTTCATTATGCACTAGGTTACTTTGACAAG GCCATTTGTCTGCTGCATGAAGTAATTCGTCTTGCCCCAAATCTGTCTGATCCATATCATACACTTGGTCTGATATATTCTGCGATGGATGATAATAAGAAAGCAATGATTTTCTACATGATTGCTGCACATTTGAACCCGAAGGATGTTTCTTTGTGGAAACTTCTTCTTGTGAAATCAGT AGAGCACGAGGACAGAAATCAGGCCTATTACTGCCTCAACAAAGCACTAGTAGCAGATCCAGAAGCTATTGATCTTCATAAAATCCGTGCTTTGCTCTATGATGGCATCAAAGAGTATCAAAAAGCAGCCGAGTCCTATGAACATATTGCTCGCCTCCGTCCCGATAACATTGATGTTCTGCAGAAAGCGGCAGAG CTGTACCAAGAATGCAAACAACATGAGCGAGCTGTCAGTATGCTGGAAGAAAGTCTCAAGCATCATAAGGATGATGCTTATATAGGTGTAGTTAACCTCTTGGTGTCAGTTCTGATGGAGAACAATAAGTATGCCAGAGCTCTTGAGCATATTGAACACACACAAAAGGTGTATACTGCTGGAAAACAGATGCCACTAGATTTAATAACAAAAACTGGAATATGCCACATTCATCTTGGTCATAAGGAGAAAGCAGAG GCTTACTTTAATATTTTGAAACAAGAGGCTGCAGCAAATAATCCTGACTTAATCATCAATGTCGCAGACTCACTCATGAGCGTTGGGCATCCTGAGTCTGCATTAACGTATTATTTGACGTTAGAGAAAGACTCGGAGAAGTATGATGCATGGGATGAAAAAAAGAATCCA GGCGACCTACACTTGAAAATTGCGACGTGTTGTGTTTCTCTAAAGCAAAGAGGACAAGCAATTGAATATTATAAAAAAG CTATTCGGACACTCCATGATAGTGTTGATGCACGGATGACATTATCGTCTATGCTTCTTGAAGAAGGCAGAGATGATGAAGCAATTTCTGTTCTTTCTCCTCCAGAAGAATCAG CAGATCCCGACTCAAAATTAGACACACGGAAGTTGTGGCACCATAGTGGAAAGATCAAGTTAAAGGTTTCTCAGATCTATAAATCTAAAGGGTTGGTTGAGGCTTTTGTAGACGTGCTTTTTCCGGTAATTCACGAGACATTGCTTGTCGAACAAAACCAACGGAAG GCCAGATCCCGTCCACGGCTGACTAGTAGTGTTCTTTCAGAAAGGATAGAAGTTCTGAAAGATTCCAACTCCGACAGAGTTCTTATTGGACTTCCTCCTTTAGCTTCTTCTGCAGCTCT GTCCAAAGCTGCCAGAGCAAAAAAGGTGCTCCAGAAAAGGGCTGCACTCAAGGAAGCAAAACAAGCTGAAGCATTGGCTGTTGGATGTGATTATAACAGTGATGATTCAGACGATGAATCTCAG CAAGTGTCTATGGAGTCTCCTTTGCCAGGCTTTCTGAATGAAGAGAGGAATCATCTGTTGATTGTAGAT TTATGCAAGTCATTATCTTCATTGAAAAGGTATTCGGATGCACTAAAGATTGTACAAATCAGCTTAAAACTAGAGGCATTACCTGTTCAAATAAAGGAGGAGCTTCGGACTATTGGAGCTC GATTAGAAGCTTTGATTGCTGATCCTGTACACGGGTGGGATTTAGTACGTGACTTTGTTAGTCGAGACCCTTACAGTTTTTCTGCTTGGAATCACTGCTACAAAGTAATACTCAG AATGAATCAACTATCAAGACTCAACAAGCTCCTTCATTCCATGAGACTGAAACACAACGATTCTATACCACCTATTCTTATTACCGGCCACCAGTTTACTATGATCAGTCAGCATCAAACTGCTGCTCGAGAATACTTGCAAGCCTATAAACTGATGCATGACAATCCCTTGATCAACCTTTGTGGAG GAACCGCCTTGATAAATTTGTCCCTTGGCCTCCGACTTCAAAACAAGCACCAGACTTTCTTACAAGGGCTCGCGTTCCTCTATAACAACTTGCGCCTTTGTGGAGACAGTCAG GAGGCATTGTACAACATTGCTCGGGCGTACCATCATGTTGGCCTTGTTTCTTTGGCTGCTCAATACTACGAGAAGGCACTAACTACCCGCGAAAAGGATTATCCCATTCCAACGCTCCCATATGAAGATCAAAATGCAACCAAGATCAAAATGCCAGGCTATTGTGATCTTCGTCGCGAAGCAGCTTACAATCTTCACCTGATATATAAGCAAAGTGGGGCATTTGATCTTGCTAGACAGGTCTTGAAAGATCATCTTGTGTTATGA
- the LOC121784891 gene encoding G-type lectin S-receptor-like serine/threonine-protein kinase At1g11300, which translates to MARIFGGKDDQANTTRVVGTFGYMPPEYASRGIFSEKLDVYSFGVLLLEIVSGKKNSSFDDQQLFLTAYAWNLWNEGKIVNLMDAKNFDSGMEDDIVRYANVGLLCVQEMATDRPNTAATVLSMLSSEIEELPRPKRPAFHGMRRVLYQEVK; encoded by the exons ATGGCAAGGATTTTTGGTGGAAAGGATGACCAAGCCAACACAACAAGGGTTGTTGGGACATT TGGCTATATGCCCCCGGAATATGCATCACGTGGAATATTCTCTGAAAAATTGGATGTGTATAGCTTCGGGGTCCTGCTGTTAGAGATTGTGAGTGGAAAGAAAAACTCCAGTTTTGATGATCAACAACTCTTTCTTACAGCTTAT GCGTGGAACTTGTGGAATGAAGGAAAGATAGTGAATTTGATGGATGCAAAAAACTTTGATAGTGGAATGGAAGATGATATTGTTCGATATGCAAATGTAGGTCTGTTGTGTGTGCAAGAAATGGCAACAGACAGGCCTAACACAGCGGCTACAGTCTTGTCAATGCTTAGCAGTGAGATTGAGGAGCTTCCTCGACCAAAGCGGCCAGCGTTTCATGGGATGCGTAGAGTCCTGTACCAAGAGGTCAAGTAA
- the LOC121784890 gene encoding G-type lectin S-receptor-like serine/threonine-protein kinase At1g11300: MGIRFGYFVLQLIFSCFFTNSSAIDTIKANESLANSEALISNGNRFKLSFFSPPNSSRRYLGIMYNLPVMTVVWVANRNKPLNDSSATFQISSDGNLVILDGRKEIVWSTNISSSVANSSAVLLDTGNLVLQDNSNGAYVWESFQHASDSWLEKMKIGTYLRNNTKNMLTSWTSPDDPSPGSFTFTIEPSGIPQLFVWKNGKPYIRSGPFTRRGYAYGTFVGGDSPGSSDITFTLTNSSVLQYFF, translated from the coding sequence ATGGGGATCAGATTTGGATATTTTGTGCTCCAACTCATATTTAGTTGTTTCTTTACAAACTCTTCAGCCATTGACACCATAAAGGCTAATGAATCCCTTGCCAACTCTGAAGCTTTGATTTCTAATGGAAATAGATTCAAGTTAAGTTTTTTCAGCCCACCAAATAGCAGCCGACGTTACCTCGGTATCATGTACAATCTCCCGGTGATGACTGTTGTATGGGTAGCTAATAGAAACAAGCCTCTCAACGATTCCTCTGCAACATTTCAGATATCATCAGATGGCAATCTCGTGATCTTGGATGGTCGAAAGGAGATTGTGTGGTCGACTAATATTTCATCTTCTGTGGCAAATTCTAGTGCTGTGCTCTTGGATACAGGGAATCTGGTTCTGCAAGATAACTCCAATGGTGCATATGTTTGGGAGAGCTTCCAACATGCTTCAGATTCGTGGTTAGAGAAGATGAAGATTGGAACATATTTGAGAAATAATACAAAGAATATGCTTACATCGTGGACAAGTCCTGATGATCCGTCACCTGGAAGCTTCACGTTCACCATCGAGCCATCAGGCATCCCACAATTGTTTGTTTGGAAGAATGGAAAACCTTATATCCGGAGTGGTCCTTTCACTAGACGTGGCTATGCATATGGGACTTTTGTTGGTGGCGATTCTCCAGGAAGTTCAGATATAACTTTTACACTCACAAATTCCTCTGTTttgcaatattttttttaa
- the LOC121784201 gene encoding G-type lectin S-receptor-like serine/threonine-protein kinase At1g11300, translating to MARIFGGKADQANTTTVVGTYGYMSPEYAHRGIFSEKSDVYSFGVLLLEIVSGKKNSSFCDEDQQFLTAYAWKLWNEGKLTNLMDPALYDSAIEDDIVRYANVGLLCVQEIAADRPNMSTVLSMLSCEIVELPHPKQPAFN from the exons ATGGCAAGAATATTTGGTGGCAAAGCTGATCAAGCCAATACAACAACGGTTGTTGGGACATA TGGCTATATGTCCCCGGAATATGCACATCGTGGAATATTCTCCGAGAAATCCGATGTATATAGCTTTGGCGTCCTATTACTGGAGATTGTGAGTGGAAAGAAGAATTCCAGTTTTTGTGACGAAGATCAACAATTCCTTACAGCTTAT GCATGGAAATTGTGGAATGAAGGAAAGCTTACAAATTTGATGGATCCTGCACTGTATGATAGTGCAATTGAAGATGATATAGTGAGATATGCAAATGTAGGACTTTTATGTGTTCAAGAAATAGCAGCAGATAGGCCTAACATGTCGACTGTGCTGTCGATGCTTAGCTGTGAGATCGTAGAGCTTCCTCACCCGAAGCAACCAGCGTTT AATTGA